In a genomic window of Glycine max cultivar Williams 82 chromosome 13, Glycine_max_v4.0, whole genome shotgun sequence:
- the LOC100778885 gene encoding inactive beta-amylase 9 has protein sequence MEVSVIGSSQAKLGASELASREVGFCNLKNNLRVLNDRVSFGRNNIRWEKAGISFTLRALQTEPVREEKKPSGIGTRSKTVDGVRLFVGLPLDAVSYDCKSINHARAIAAGLKALKLLGVEGVELPIWWGIVEKDAMGQYDWSGYLAIAEMVQKVGLKLHVSLCFHGSKKPNIPLPKWVSQIGESQPSIFFTDKSGQHYKECLSLAVDNLPVLDGKTPVQVYQSFCESFKSSFSPFMGSTIMSISMGLGPDGELRYPSHPQLPSNGKTQGAGEFQCYDQNMLSFLKQHAEASGNPLWGLGGPHDAPTYDQPPYNGFFNDGASWESTYGDFFLSWYSNQLIAHGDCLLSLASSTFGDSGVTIYGKLPLMHSWYGTRSHPSELTAGFYNTANRDGYEPVAQMFARNSCKIILPGMDLSDANQPEENHSSPELLLAQVMAACKKYEVKVSGQNSSESGVPGGFEQIKKNLSGDNVLDLFTYHRMGASFFSPEHFPLFTEFVRSLKQPELHSDDLPAKEEEGAESAMDMSHESSVSMQAA, from the exons ATGGAGGTTTCGGTGATTGGAAGCTCACAAGCGAAGCTGGGCGCGTCTGAATTGGCTTCTAGGGAAGTTGGATTTTGTAATCTGAAGAACAATTTAAGGGTTTTGAATGATAGAGTTagttttggtaggaataatatACGGTGGGAGAAGGCTGGGATTAGTTTCACTTTGAGGGCTCTTCAGACTGAACCTGTTAGAGAGGAGAAGAAGCCTTCTGGGATTGGAACAAGATCCAAAACG GTAGATGGTGTAAGATTATTTGTGGGGCTTCCCCTAGATGCAGTTTCTTATGACTGCAAGTCAATAAACCATGCTAGAGCAATTGCAGCTGGCCTAAAAGCTTTGAAGCTCTTAGGAGTTGAAGGTGTTGAGCTCCCTATTTGGTGGGGAATTGTTGAGAAAGATGCCATGGGACAATATGACTGGTCAGGCTATCTTGCTATTGCTGAGATGGTCCAGAAAGTTGGTCTCAAGCTCCATGTTTCTCTTTGCTTTCATGGGTCTAAGAAACCAAATATCCCTCTACCTAAATGGGTATCCCAAATTGGTGAATCTCAACCCAGCATTTTCTTCACAGATAAGTCAGGACAGCATTATAAAGAATGCTTGTCCCTGGCAGTTGATAATCTTCCTGTTCTTGATGGGAAGACTCCAGTCCAAGTGTACCAGAGTTTCTGTGAGAGCTTCAAGTCTTCATTCTCTCCATTCATGGGCTCTACGATCATG AGCATTTCCATGGGTTTAGGACCGGATGGTGAGCTACGTTATCCATCTCACCCCCAGCTGCCGAGTAATGGAAAAACTCAAGGTGCTGGGGAATTCCAGTGTTATGACCAAAACATGCTCAGCTTTCTCAAGCAACATGCTGAAGCATCTGGAAATCCTCTGTGGGGGCTTGGTGGTCCTCATGATGCACCTACCTATGACCAGCCCCCATACAATGGCTTCTTCAATGATGGGGCTTCTTGGGAGTCCACATATGGGGACTTCTTCCTCTCTTGGTATTCCAATCAGCTCATAGCTCATGGAGATTGCCTCCTTTCATTGGCATCTTCAACTTTTGGTGACTCTGGGGTGACAATCTATGGAAAACTCCCACTTATGCACTCTTGGTATGGGACTCGATCCCATCCTTCAGAGCTAACTGCAGGGTTCTATAACACAGCTAACAGGGATGGCTATGAACCAGTTGCACAGATGTTTGCTCGGAACTCGTGCAAAATTATATTACCCGGCATGGACCTTTCGGATGCAAACCAACCAGAGGAAAACCATTCAAGCCCTGAGTTGCTACTTGCACAAGTTATGGCAGCTTGCAAAAAGTATGAGGTGAAGGTTTCAGGTCAAAATTCTTCTGAGTCTGGTGTTCCAGGTGGTTTTGAACAAATAAAGAAGAATCTATCTGGAGATAATGTATTGGATTTGTTCACATATCATAGAATGGGAGCATCTTTCTTTTCTCCAGAGCATTTTCCTTTGTTCACCGAGTTTGTCCGGAGCCTTAAGCAACCTGAACTGCATTCAGATGATCTACCGGCCAAGGAGGAAGAAGGCGCCGAATCTGCCATGGATATGAGCCATGAATCAAGTGTGAGCATGCAAGCAGCCTAA
- the LOC102663137 gene encoding classical arabinogalactan protein 9 isoform X1, whose translation MSPPPPEGPGPQDYSGSWPGPPSLLGNFFNGLCNTISSCFYIVCCCWLLQDCFGASPEPPPIPVAPPQAPPPPVSGPPGPLSLPPSLAPDPFRPPGTPIGPPNWASDGPPGSSSGTPPSY comes from the exons ATGAGTCCACCACCCCCTGAAGGACCTGGGCCTCAGGATTATTCAGGTTCATGGCCCGGACCACCTTCCcttcttggcaatttcttcaatgGACTTTGTAACACCATATCTTCTTG TTTCTACATAGTCTGCTGTTGCTGGTTGCTACAAGACTGTTTTGGTGCATCACCTGAACCACCACCAATTCCAGTGGCCCCACCACAAGCTCCGCCTCCACCTGTGTCTGGCCCACCCGGACCTCTCAGTTTGCCGCCATCACTAGCTCCTGATCCTTTTCGGCCTCCTGGCACTCCAATTGGGCCTCCCAATTGGGCTTCCGATGGGCCTCCTGGTAGCTCATCAGGGACTCCACCGTcttattaa
- the LOC102663137 gene encoding classical arabinogalactan protein 9 isoform X2, with product MDFVTPYLLGCFYIVCCCWLLQDCFGASPEPPPIPVAPPQAPPPPVSGPPGPLSLPPSLAPDPFRPPGTPIGPPNWASDGPPGSSSGTPPSY from the exons atgGACTTTGTAACACCATATCTTCTTGGTTG TTTCTACATAGTCTGCTGTTGCTGGTTGCTACAAGACTGTTTTGGTGCATCACCTGAACCACCACCAATTCCAGTGGCCCCACCACAAGCTCCGCCTCCACCTGTGTCTGGCCCACCCGGACCTCTCAGTTTGCCGCCATCACTAGCTCCTGATCCTTTTCGGCCTCCTGGCACTCCAATTGGGCCTCCCAATTGGGCTTCCGATGGGCCTCCTGGTAGCTCATCAGGGACTCCACCGTcttattaa
- the LOC100779413 gene encoding probable serine/threonine-protein kinase At1g54610 isoform X1, producing the protein MGCAFGREASREERREEVREAKAEEGRGEVVENENIEKEGGREERRARTRGERRRSSKPNPRLSNPPNHVHGEQVAAGWPSWLSKVAGEAINGLTPRRADTFEKIDKIGQGTYSNVYKARDTLTGKIVALKKVRFDNLEPESVKFMAREILILRRLDHPNVIKLEGLVTSRMSCSLYLVFEYMVHDLAGLATNPAIKFTESQVKCYMHQLFSGLEHCHNRHVLHRDIKGSNLLIDNDGILKIGDFGLASFFDPNHKHPMTSRVVTLWYRPPELLLGATEYSVGVDLWSAGCILAELLAGKPIMPGRTEVEQLHKIFKLCGSPSDEYWKKSKLPHATIFKPQHSYKRCIAETFKDFPPSSLPLIDTLLAIDPDERLTATAALHSEFFTTKPYACEPSSLPKYPPSKEMDAKLRDEEARRLRAAGKANADGVKKSRPRERVGRGVPVPEANAELQANIDRRRLITHANAKSKSEKFPPPHQDGALGYPLGSSHHMDPVFDPPDVPFSSTNLSQPKANIQTWSGPLVDPSGVGVPRRKKKHGK; encoded by the exons ATGGGGTGTGCGTTTGGGAGAGAGGCTTCGAGGGAGGAGAGGAGAGAGGAAGTGAGAGAGGCAAAAGCTGAGGAGGGTAGAGGAGAGGTTGTTGAGAATGAGAACATTGAGAAGGAGGGTGGAAGAGAGGAGAGGAGGGCAAGGACAAGGGGAGAGAGAAGGCGATCTTCGAAGCCGAATCCGAGGTTGAGCAATCCTCCTAACCATGTTCACGGTGAGCAGGTTGCTGCAGGGTGGCCCTCTTGGCTCTCTAAGGTTGCTGGTGAAGCTATCAATGGATTGACCCCTCGGAGGGCCGACACTTTTGAGAAGATTGATAAG ATCGGGCAAGGTACATACAGCAATGTTTACAAAGCTAGGGATACTTTAACGGGGAAAATTGTTGCTCTAAAGAAGGTCCGTTTTGACAATTTAGAGCCTGAGAGTGTTAAGTTCATGGCCAGAGAGATTTTGATTCTCCGTCGTTTGGATCATCCCAATGTCATCAAACTGGAAGGCTTAGTGACATCTAGAATGTCATGCAGTTTATATCTTGTGTTTGAATACATGGTGCATGATCTGGCTGGACTTGCCACAAACCCAGCAATCAAGTTCACAGAGTCTCAG GTAAAATGTTACATGCATCAGCTATTTTCTGGACTGGAGCATTGTCACAACCGTCATGTGCTGCATCGTGATATAAAGGGCTCAAACCTTCTTATTGACAATGACGGAATTCTCAAGATTGGGGATTTTGGATTAGCTTCCTTCTTTGATCCTAATCACAAGCACCCTATGACCAGTAGAGTGGTTACATTATGGTATCGACCTCCAGAGCTTCTTCTTGGGGCCACTGAATATAGTGTAGGAGTGGACCTCTGGAGTGCTGGCTGCATTCTTGCTGAATTATTGGCTGGAAAGCCTATTATGCCTGGTCGAACAGAG GTAGAGCAGCTACACAAGATATTCAAACTATGTGGTTCTCCTTCTGACGAATATTGGAAAAAGTCAAAGTTGCCACATGCTACCATTTTTAAGCCCCAACACTCATACAAGCGATGCATTGCAGAGACATTTAAAGATTTTCCTCCATCTTCTCTGCCACTTATTGATACCCTTCTAGCAATTGATCCAGATGAACGTTTGACTGCCACTGCTGCATTGCATAGTGAA TTCTTTACAACAAAACCATATGCTTGTGAGCCCTCTAGCCTTCCAAAATATCCTCCCAGCAAGGAGATGGATGCAAAGCTACGGGATGAAGAAGCTAGAAG ATTGAGAGCAGCTGGTAAAGCTAATGCTGATGGTGTCAAGAAATCTCGTCCACGTGAGCGAGTTGGGAGGGGAGTTCCAGTTCCAGAGGCCAATGCTGAACTGCAAGCAAATATTGAT AGACGGCGGCTGATCACACATGCAAATGCTAAGAGCAAGAGTGAGAAGTTTCCTCCTCCCCACCAAGATGGAGCTCTAGGCTATCCTTTGGGTTCTTCACATCACATGGATCCAGTTTTTGATCCCCCTGATGTTCCATTTAGTTCTACAAACTTATCACAACCTAAAGCAAATATCCAAACCTGGTCTGGCCCGTTGGTAGATCCTTCTGGTGTGGGTGTGCcgaggagaaagaagaaacatGGCAAGTGA
- the LOC100779413 gene encoding probable serine/threonine-protein kinase At1g54610 isoform X2: MGCAFGREASREERREEVREAKAEEGRGEVVENENIEKEGGREERRARTRGERRRSSKPNPRLSNPPNHVHGEQVAAGWPSWLSKVAGEAINGLTPRRADTFEKIDKIGQGTYSNVYKARDTLTGKIVALKKVRFDNLEPESVKFMAREILILRRLDHPNVIKLEGLVTSRMSCSLYLVFEYMVHDLAGLATNPAIKFTESQLFSGLEHCHNRHVLHRDIKGSNLLIDNDGILKIGDFGLASFFDPNHKHPMTSRVVTLWYRPPELLLGATEYSVGVDLWSAGCILAELLAGKPIMPGRTEVEQLHKIFKLCGSPSDEYWKKSKLPHATIFKPQHSYKRCIAETFKDFPPSSLPLIDTLLAIDPDERLTATAALHSEFFTTKPYACEPSSLPKYPPSKEMDAKLRDEEARRLRAAGKANADGVKKSRPRERVGRGVPVPEANAELQANIDRRRLITHANAKSKSEKFPPPHQDGALGYPLGSSHHMDPVFDPPDVPFSSTNLSQPKANIQTWSGPLVDPSGVGVPRRKKKHGK, from the exons ATGGGGTGTGCGTTTGGGAGAGAGGCTTCGAGGGAGGAGAGGAGAGAGGAAGTGAGAGAGGCAAAAGCTGAGGAGGGTAGAGGAGAGGTTGTTGAGAATGAGAACATTGAGAAGGAGGGTGGAAGAGAGGAGAGGAGGGCAAGGACAAGGGGAGAGAGAAGGCGATCTTCGAAGCCGAATCCGAGGTTGAGCAATCCTCCTAACCATGTTCACGGTGAGCAGGTTGCTGCAGGGTGGCCCTCTTGGCTCTCTAAGGTTGCTGGTGAAGCTATCAATGGATTGACCCCTCGGAGGGCCGACACTTTTGAGAAGATTGATAAG ATCGGGCAAGGTACATACAGCAATGTTTACAAAGCTAGGGATACTTTAACGGGGAAAATTGTTGCTCTAAAGAAGGTCCGTTTTGACAATTTAGAGCCTGAGAGTGTTAAGTTCATGGCCAGAGAGATTTTGATTCTCCGTCGTTTGGATCATCCCAATGTCATCAAACTGGAAGGCTTAGTGACATCTAGAATGTCATGCAGTTTATATCTTGTGTTTGAATACATGGTGCATGATCTGGCTGGACTTGCCACAAACCCAGCAATCAAGTTCACAGAGTCTCAG CTATTTTCTGGACTGGAGCATTGTCACAACCGTCATGTGCTGCATCGTGATATAAAGGGCTCAAACCTTCTTATTGACAATGACGGAATTCTCAAGATTGGGGATTTTGGATTAGCTTCCTTCTTTGATCCTAATCACAAGCACCCTATGACCAGTAGAGTGGTTACATTATGGTATCGACCTCCAGAGCTTCTTCTTGGGGCCACTGAATATAGTGTAGGAGTGGACCTCTGGAGTGCTGGCTGCATTCTTGCTGAATTATTGGCTGGAAAGCCTATTATGCCTGGTCGAACAGAG GTAGAGCAGCTACACAAGATATTCAAACTATGTGGTTCTCCTTCTGACGAATATTGGAAAAAGTCAAAGTTGCCACATGCTACCATTTTTAAGCCCCAACACTCATACAAGCGATGCATTGCAGAGACATTTAAAGATTTTCCTCCATCTTCTCTGCCACTTATTGATACCCTTCTAGCAATTGATCCAGATGAACGTTTGACTGCCACTGCTGCATTGCATAGTGAA TTCTTTACAACAAAACCATATGCTTGTGAGCCCTCTAGCCTTCCAAAATATCCTCCCAGCAAGGAGATGGATGCAAAGCTACGGGATGAAGAAGCTAGAAG ATTGAGAGCAGCTGGTAAAGCTAATGCTGATGGTGTCAAGAAATCTCGTCCACGTGAGCGAGTTGGGAGGGGAGTTCCAGTTCCAGAGGCCAATGCTGAACTGCAAGCAAATATTGAT AGACGGCGGCTGATCACACATGCAAATGCTAAGAGCAAGAGTGAGAAGTTTCCTCCTCCCCACCAAGATGGAGCTCTAGGCTATCCTTTGGGTTCTTCACATCACATGGATCCAGTTTTTGATCCCCCTGATGTTCCATTTAGTTCTACAAACTTATCACAACCTAAAGCAAATATCCAAACCTGGTCTGGCCCGTTGGTAGATCCTTCTGGTGTGGGTGTGCcgaggagaaagaagaaacatGGCAAGTGA
- the LOC100779953 gene encoding uncharacterized protein isoform X2, giving the protein MELGLRSFVHFTPMHHHHHTHTPPPTTTLFHHFSNNSLLFPACLTLLNTTSSSFMATHLQVSEGAPTEAFDPSPSLAIGEYDLLIVGPGILGRLVAHNWRQEYPGCKVFGQTATTNHHQELTEIGINPSLKWTKASSFKFPYVIFCAPPYQSPDYLGDLRLAASCWNGEGALLFTSSSAPYDCNDNGLCHEDNPVVPMGRSPRTDVLLKAEKIVLEFGGSVLRLSGLYKVDKGAHAYWLDKGIVESRPDHILNLIHYEPGCGFPLCCNFEETISWADFLGL; this is encoded by the exons ATGGAACTTGGACTCAGAAGCTTTGTCCATTTCACTCCCATGCACCACCATCACCATACACATacaccaccaccaacaacaacacTTTTTCACCATTTCTCCAATAATTCTCTTCTCTTCCCTGCATGTCTCACCCTCTTAAACACTACTTCTTCCTCTTTCATGGCTACCCATTTGCAGGTATCAGAAGGTGCACCCACTGAAGCATTCgacccttctccttctcttgcAATTGGAGAATACGACCTCTTAATCGTTGGTCCTGGGATTCTTGGTCGTTTGGTCGCTCACAATTGGCGCCAG GAATATCCTGGCTGCAAAGTTTTTGGACAAACAGCAACCACTAATCATCATCAAGAGTTAACTGAAATTGGTATCAATCCGTCTTTGAAGTGGACCAAAGCCTCCTCCTTCAAATTTCCCTATGTCATTTTCTGTGCTCCCCCTTACCAATCCCCGGACTACCTTGGTGATCTTAG GCTGGCTGCATCATGCTGGAATGGTGAAGGTGCTTTGCTGTTTACATCAAGCTCTGCTCCTTATGATTGTAATGATAATGGATTGTGTCATGAG GATAATCCAGTGGTGCCAATGGGTAGGAGCCCCAGGACTGATGTCCTTCTAAAAGCTGAAAAGATAGTGCTGGAGTTTGGTGGTTCTGTTTTAAGACTATCTGGACTTTAT AAAGTAGATAAAGGTGCACATGCTTATTGGTTAGATAAGGGGATTGTCGAATCTCGTCCTGATCACATCCTGAATCTTATACACTATGAG CCAGGATGCGGCTTCCCTCTCTGTTGCAATTTTGAAGAAACAATTTCATGGGCGGATTTTCTTGGGTTGTGA
- the LOC100779953 gene encoding uncharacterized protein isoform X1: MELGLRSFVHFTPMHHHHHTHTPPPTTTLFHHFSNNSLLFPACLTLLNTTSSSFMATHLQVSEGAPTEAFDPSPSLAIGEYDLLIVGPGILGRLVAHNWRQEYPGCKVFGQTATTNHHQELTEIGINPSLKWTKASSFKFPYVIFCAPPYQSPDYLGDLRLAASCWNGEGALLFTSSSAPYDCNDNGLCHEDNPVVPMGRSPRTDVLLKAEKIVLEFGGSVLRLSGLYKVDKGAHAYWLDKGIVESRPDHILNLIHYEDAASLSVAILKKQFHGRIFLGCDNHPLSRQEVMDLVYKSGKFSKKFEKFTGTDDPLGKRLNNSRTCQEVGWQPKYSSFAHFLETI, from the exons ATGGAACTTGGACTCAGAAGCTTTGTCCATTTCACTCCCATGCACCACCATCACCATACACATacaccaccaccaacaacaacacTTTTTCACCATTTCTCCAATAATTCTCTTCTCTTCCCTGCATGTCTCACCCTCTTAAACACTACTTCTTCCTCTTTCATGGCTACCCATTTGCAGGTATCAGAAGGTGCACCCACTGAAGCATTCgacccttctccttctcttgcAATTGGAGAATACGACCTCTTAATCGTTGGTCCTGGGATTCTTGGTCGTTTGGTCGCTCACAATTGGCGCCAG GAATATCCTGGCTGCAAAGTTTTTGGACAAACAGCAACCACTAATCATCATCAAGAGTTAACTGAAATTGGTATCAATCCGTCTTTGAAGTGGACCAAAGCCTCCTCCTTCAAATTTCCCTATGTCATTTTCTGTGCTCCCCCTTACCAATCCCCGGACTACCTTGGTGATCTTAG GCTGGCTGCATCATGCTGGAATGGTGAAGGTGCTTTGCTGTTTACATCAAGCTCTGCTCCTTATGATTGTAATGATAATGGATTGTGTCATGAG GATAATCCAGTGGTGCCAATGGGTAGGAGCCCCAGGACTGATGTCCTTCTAAAAGCTGAAAAGATAGTGCTGGAGTTTGGTGGTTCTGTTTTAAGACTATCTGGACTTTAT AAAGTAGATAAAGGTGCACATGCTTATTGGTTAGATAAGGGGATTGTCGAATCTCGTCCTGATCACATCCTGAATCTTATACACTATGAG GATGCGGCTTCCCTCTCTGTTGCAATTTTGAAGAAACAATTTCATGGGCGGATTTTCTTGGGTTGTGATAATCATCCCTTATCCAG GCAAGAAGTGATGGATTTGGTTTACAAAAGTGGGAAATTTAGTAAAAAGTTTGAGAAATTTACAG GAACCGATGATCCTCTAGGCAAGAGATTGAACAACTCTAGAACATGCCAGGAAGTAGGGTGGCAGCCCAAGTACTCTAGCTTTGCTCATTTCCTTGAGACCATCTGA
- the LOC100780482 gene encoding divinyl chlorophyllide a 8-vinyl-reductase, chloroplastic, translating into MSLCYTSNFISLNHKKSLSLTFSSESSPHFINLFPVKPKKPHHPIKFTAERFKLFASLTPSPPVETTPSSYRCKSPKDVNVLVVGSTGYIGKFVVRELVKRGFDVTAIARERSGIKGSVDKDQTLNQLRGANVCFSDVTNLDAFEESLNSLGKSFDVVVSCLASRNGGVKDSWKIDYEATRNSLVAGRKRGASHFVLLSAICVQKPLLEFQRAKLKFEAELMKLAEEDDGFTYSIVRPTAFFKSLGGQVELVKDGKPYVMFGDGKLCACKPMSESDLASFIVNCVLSEDKINQVLPIGGPGKALTPLEQGEMLFRLLGKEPKFLKVPIEIMDFAIGVLDFLVKVFPSLEDAAEFGKIGRYYAAESMLLLDPETGEYSAEKTPSYGNDTLEEFFARVLREGMAGQELGEQTIF; encoded by the coding sequence ATGTCCCTCTGCTACACTTCCAATTTCATCTCACTGAACCATAAAAAAAGCCTCTCCTTAACCTTCTCTTCAGAGTCTTCTCCTCACTTCATTAACCTATTTCCAGTTAAGCCTAAGAAACCTCACCACCCCATTAAGTTCACCGCAGAAAGGTTCAAACTTTTTGCCTCTCTGACGCCATCTCCACCAGTTGAGACCACCCCATCAAGTTATAGGTGCAAGAGCCCCAAAGATGTCAACGTCTTGGTGGTGGGTTCAACTGGGTACATTGGAAAGTTCGTGGTGAGAGAGTTGGTTAAGAGAGGATTTGATGTTACAGCCATTGCCAGAGAGAGGAGTGGGATTAAGGGCAGTGTTGATAAGGATCAGACTTTGAATCAGTTGAGAGGGGCCAATGTGTGTTTCTCAGATGTGACCAATTTGGATGCTTTTGAGGAATCTCTGAACAGTTTGGGGAAGTCATTTGATGTTGTGGTTTCATGTCTTGCTAGTAGAAATGGAGGTGTAAAGGACTCTTGGAAGATTGATTATGAGGCAACAAGGAATAGCCTTGTTGCTGGAAGAAAACGTGGTGCTTCACATTTTGTGCTGCTTTCAGCAATATGTGTGCAGAAGCCGCTCCTCGAGTTTCAGCGTGCCAAGTTGAAGTTTGAGGCTGAGTTGATGAAGTTAGCTGAGGAGGATGATGGATTCACTTATAGCATAGTGAGGCCAACTGCATTTTTCAAGAGTTTGGGGGGTCAGGTTGAGTTGGTGAAGGATGGGAAGCCTTATGTTATGTTTGGAGATGGGAAACTGTGTGCTTGTAAGCCTATGAGTGAGTCTGATCTGGCTTCTTTTATTGTGAATTGTGTGCTGAGTGAGGATAAGATTAACCAGGTGTTGCCAATTGGAGGGCCTGGGAAGGCATTGACTCCATTGGAACAAGGAGAGATGTTGTTTCGGCTTTTGGGGAAGGAGCCTAAGTTCTTGAAAGTTCCGATCGAAATAATGGATTTTGCCATTGGGGTTCTTGACTTTCTGGTTAAGGTCTTTCCTTCACTGGAAGATGCTGCTGAGTTTGGGAAGATTGGAAGATACTATGCAGCGGAAAGTATGTTGCTTCTGGATCCCGAGACTGGAGAGTACAGTGCTGAGAAGACACCTAGCTATGGTAATGATACATTGGAAGAGTTTTTTGCGAGGGTTCTCAGGGAGGGCATGGCTGGTCAGGAGCTAGGTGAGCAAACTATATTTTAA
- the LOC100781023 gene encoding MARVEL domain-containing protein isoform X1 produces MMVNSLNQQVIWHSHLADQHFMATTDPENKSPTLPLPPAEVDYSKVDVILRFLLLAASVVALAVIVSSDQTEQVLFQDVLLPQPAKFKYSPAFVYFVAAFSVSGLYALVSALASISVIQKPGFKLKFLLHFIFWDALILGITASATGAAGSVAYIGLKGNSHVGWIKVCNIYDKFCRHLAGSIAVALFGSIVTVLLIWLSAFTIHSRVPK; encoded by the exons ATGATGGTGAATTCTTTAAATCAACAAGTGATTTGGCACAG CCACCTTGCAGATCAGCACTTCATGGCTACTACAGACCCTGAGAACAAATCACCAACTCTGCCGCTGCCTCCAGCCGAAGTGGATTACTCTAAAGTTGATGTGATCCTAAGATTTCTGTTGCTGGCAGCATCGGTGGTGGCGCTTGCAGTGATTGTCTCCAGTGATCAAACAGAGCAAGTGCTCTTCCAAGATGTGCTTCTACCGCAGCCAGCCAAGTTCAAATACTCACCAGCTTTTGT ATATTTTGTGGCTGCATTCAGTGTTTCTGGCCTTTATGCTCTTGTTTCTGCTCTTGCATCTATCTCTGTCATCCAGAAGCCAGGATTCAAACTGAAGTTCCTCCTCCACTTTATCTTCTGGGATGCA CTGATATTGGGGATAACAGCCTCAGCAACAGGAGCAGCAGGAAGTGTGGCATATATTGGTTTAAAGGGCAACAGCCATGTGGGTTGGATTAAAGTTTGCAACATCTACGACAAGTTCTGTAGGCATCTAGCTGGCTCCATAGCAGTGGCTTTGTTTGGCAGCATTGTGACTGTCCTTCTCATCTGGCTTTCAGCTTTCACCATTCACAGTCGAGTTCCCAAATAG
- the LOC100781023 gene encoding MARVEL domain-containing protein isoform X2 yields MATTDPENKSPTLPLPPAEVDYSKVDVILRFLLLAASVVALAVIVSSDQTEQVLFQDVLLPQPAKFKYSPAFVYFVAAFSVSGLYALVSALASISVIQKPGFKLKFLLHFIFWDALILGITASATGAAGSVAYIGLKGNSHVGWIKVCNIYDKFCRHLAGSIAVALFGSIVTVLLIWLSAFTIHSRVPK; encoded by the exons ATGGCTACTACAGACCCTGAGAACAAATCACCAACTCTGCCGCTGCCTCCAGCCGAAGTGGATTACTCTAAAGTTGATGTGATCCTAAGATTTCTGTTGCTGGCAGCATCGGTGGTGGCGCTTGCAGTGATTGTCTCCAGTGATCAAACAGAGCAAGTGCTCTTCCAAGATGTGCTTCTACCGCAGCCAGCCAAGTTCAAATACTCACCAGCTTTTGT ATATTTTGTGGCTGCATTCAGTGTTTCTGGCCTTTATGCTCTTGTTTCTGCTCTTGCATCTATCTCTGTCATCCAGAAGCCAGGATTCAAACTGAAGTTCCTCCTCCACTTTATCTTCTGGGATGCA CTGATATTGGGGATAACAGCCTCAGCAACAGGAGCAGCAGGAAGTGTGGCATATATTGGTTTAAAGGGCAACAGCCATGTGGGTTGGATTAAAGTTTGCAACATCTACGACAAGTTCTGTAGGCATCTAGCTGGCTCCATAGCAGTGGCTTTGTTTGGCAGCATTGTGACTGTCCTTCTCATCTGGCTTTCAGCTTTCACCATTCACAGTCGAGTTCCCAAATAG